The proteins below come from a single Miscanthus floridulus cultivar M001 chromosome 1, ASM1932011v1, whole genome shotgun sequence genomic window:
- the LOC136542891 gene encoding phosphoinositide phosphatase SAC8-like: MRSLQEQELWRRGANLEGATANFVETEQLVEYEGLTSSFIQVRGSIPLLWEQIVDLSYKPRLSIIEHEETPKVVQCHFHDLSQRYGETIVIDLTDKQGDEGDLSNAFAAEMGRIPGVRYIHFEFHHVCRGGNFDNLQALYNQIEEAIHKQGYFLMNTKGEILWEQSGVLRSNCIDCLDRTNVTQSFLARKSLDSQLQRMGALLSSENISLSDNINDIFKKLWVEHGDELSLEYAGSYALKGDLVRYGRQTLPGLIKDGMSALSRYYLNNFHDGVRQDALDLISGYYTVSQGSSSPFHNGGFESSSYLPVASAIIVGGITATTFTLSQVGRNAQHLISSIICAGLTVGVVALVKANGKQFCSRPRLCGLI, translated from the exons atgcGCTCATTGCAGGAACAAGAATTGTGGAGAAGGGGTGCGAATCTTGAAGGCGCCACAGCAAATTTTGTAGAAACAGAACAGTTGGTTGAGTATGAAGGTCTCACATCCTCATTTATACAG GTTCGAGGATCAATTCCACTTCTCTGGGAGCAAATAGTGGATTTAAGCTACAAACCACGACTTAGCATTATTGAACATGAAGAAACT CCTAAGGTTGTTCAATGCCACTTCCATGATCTTTCACAACGATATGGCGAGACAATTGTTATTGACTTGACTGATAAA CAAGGTGATGAAGGAGATTTGAGTAATGCATTTGCTGCTGAAATGGGCAGAATTCCTGGTGTCAG GTATATACATTTTGAGTTCCATCATGTTTGTCGTGGAGGTAACTTTGACAATTTGCAAGCTCTCTACAATCAAATTGAGGAAGCTATTCATAAGCAAGG ATATTTTCTTATGAACACTAAAGGAGAGATTTTGTGGGAGCAAAGTGGTGTACTTAGGTCCAATTGCATTGATTGCCTGGACCGTACAAATGTGACACAG AGTTTCCTGGCAAGAAAATCATTGGATTCTCAGTTGCAGCGGATGGGGGCATTATTGTCATCTGAAAACATTTCTCTCTCTGATAACATTAATGATATATTCAAAAAAT TATGGGTTGAGCACGGTGATGAGCTGAGCCTGGAGTACGCTGGTTCTTATGCTTTGAAAGGGGATCTAGTGAG ATATGGAAGGCAGACATTACCTGGACTAATTAAAGATGGAATGAGTGCTCTTTCAAGATATTATTTGAATAATTTTCATGATGGAGTGCGGCAA GATGCTCTTGACCTTATTAGCGGTTATTATACAGTCAGCCAAGGCAGCTCCTCTCCTTTTCATAATGGTGGATTTGAATCTTCTTCG TATCTGCCTGTGGCTTCAGCAATCATAGTTGGTGGGATTACCGCAACAACTTTCACTCTCAGTCAAG TTGGACGGAACGCACAACACTTGATCTCCTCCATTATCTGTGCGGGCTTAACAGTCGGAGTAGTAGCCTTGGTGAAAGCCAATGGAAAACAGTTTTGCTCTAGGCCCCGTCTGTGTGGTCTAATTTAA